In one window of Musa acuminata AAA Group cultivar baxijiao chromosome BXJ3-2, Cavendish_Baxijiao_AAA, whole genome shotgun sequence DNA:
- the LOC103975271 gene encoding aspartic proteinase 36: protein MSVIPLLLLAGAVTALHLAGAGAGFPAKLILERAVPVRGAPLEHLRGRDGARHGRLLLGSSSLPAAGVVDFPVDGSANPAIAGLYFSRVKLGNPAKEFYVQIDTGSDILWVTCSSCTGCPTSSGLNIQLEFFDPDKSSTSTTITCSDDRCSYALQSGQALCSSSDFSSSLCGYSFQYGDGSGTSGYYVSDMMYFDTVLENEQFLNSSATIVFGCSNSQSGDLTKSDRAVDGIFGFGQNDLSVISQLSSAGNFPKVFSHCLKGSDNGGGILVLGEIVEPGIVYTPLVQSQPHYNLNLESLAVNGRELAIDSSLFATSNTQGTIVDSGTTLAYLAEKAYIPFVNAILASLPSSVHSFALRDNVCFVTSDSVDESFPSVTLKFMGGASMLIKPEDYLLQQGSIDNSIIWCIGWQNNKGSGITILGDLVLKDKIFVYDLANQRIGWMNYDCSQSVNVSTASGKNEYLTAGQLDVSGSSDSVFSKLLSSNNLLILIYIFIIASL, encoded by the exons ATGTCGGTGATTCCCCTCCTGCTCCTGGCCGGGGCGGTGACCGCGCTCCACCTCGCCGGGGCCGGAGCGGGTTTCCCGGCGAAGCTGATTCTGGAGAGGGCAGTGCCAGTGAGAGGGGCCCCATTGGAGCATCTCCGAGGCCGTGACGGCGCTCGCCATGGCCGGCTCCTCCtgggctcctcttctttgccGGCCGCTGGGGTGGTGGATTTCCCCGTTGACGGCTCTGCGAATCCGGCGATCGCCGG GCTCTACTTTAGTCGAGTTAAATTGGGCAACCCTGCGAAGGAATTCTACGTTCAGATTGACACTGGGAGCGACATCTTATGGGTAACCTGCAGTTCCTGCACCGGATGCCCAACTTCAAGTGGGCTTAAT ATCCAACTGGAGTTCTTTGATCCTGATAAGTCATCCACATCTACGACCATAACCTGTTCTGATGATCGGTGCTCCTATGCCCTCCAAAGTGGACAGGCATTATGCTCCAGCTCTGATTTTTCGAGCTCACTATGTGGTTACTCTTTCCAGTATGGTGATGGGAGTGGCACTTCTGGGTATTATGTATCTGATATGATGTACTTCGACACAGTTTTGGAGAATGAGCAATTTTTAAATTCTTCAGCCACAATTGTTTTTGG ATGTAGCAACTCGCAGTCTGGAGATTTGACCAAGTCAGATAGGGCAGTTGATGGAATTTTTGGTTTTGGACAGAACGACTTGTCTGTCATTTCGCAGCTCTCCTCTGCTGGGAATTTTCCTAAGGTTTTTTCTCATTGCTTGAAAGGATCAGACAATGGTGGAGGCATATTGGTTCTCGGAGAGATTGTAGAACCGGGTATTGTCTATACCCCACTTGTTCAATCACA GCCTCACTACAACTTAAATCTAGAGAGCCTTGCTGTCAATGGGCGGGAACTAGCTATTGACTCCTCACTATTTGCAACATCAAATACACAGGGCACCATTGTTGATTCAGGGACCACACTTGCTTACCTTGCGGAAAAAGCATATATTCCTTTTGTTAATGCA ATACTTGCATCTCTTCCATCTTCAGTACATTCCTTTGCTCTTAGAGACAACGTGTGTTTTGTTACATCTGACAG TGTTGATGAATCATTCCCTTCTGTCACATTGAAGTTTATGGGTGGTGCGTCCATGTTGATAAAGCCTGAGGACTATCTTTTACAGCAGGGGTCTATT GATAATTCTATCATATGGTGTATTGGCTGGCAAAACAACAAGGGCTCAGGAATAACGATACTAGGGG ACCTTGTTCTCAAGGATAAGATATTTGTTTATGATTTAGCTAATCAACGCATTGGTTGGATGAATTATGACT GCTCTCAATCTGTCAATGTTAGTACAGCTTCTGGTAAGAACGAATACCTAACCGCCGGTCAGCTGGATGTTAGTGGATCTTCAGACTCTGTATTCTCCAAGCTGCTATCAAGCAACAATTTATTGATCCTAATTTATATCTTTATTATTGCTAGTTTATAG
- the LOC103975272 gene encoding histone H2B.3, whose product MAPKAGKKPAEKKPAAAEKAPASDDKEEKSAEKSPVSAEKKPKAGKRLPSKEGVGAGGIDKKKKKAKKGSETYKIYIFKVLKQVHPDIGISSKAMSIMNSFINDIFEKLAQEASRLARYNKKPTITSREIQTSVRLVLPGELAKHAVSEGTKAVTKFTSS is encoded by the coding sequence ATGGCGCCCAAGGCCGGGAAGAAGCCCGCGGAGAAGAAGCCTGCCGCCGCAGAGAAGGCCCCGGCGTCTGATGACAAGGAGGAGAAGAGTGCTGAGAAGTCTCCTGTCTCCGCTGAGAAGAAGCCCAAGGCAGGGAAGCGGTTGCCGTCGAAGGAGGGCGTCGGCGCGGGCGGCatagacaagaagaagaagaaggcaaagaAGGGGAGCGAGACGTATAAGATCTACATCTTCAAGGTGCTGAAGCAGGTGCACCCGGACATCGGGATCTCCAGCAAGGCCATGTCCATCATGAACTCCTTCATCAACGACATCTTCGAGAAGCTGGCCCAGGAGGCCTCTCGTCTCGCCCGCTACAACAAGAAACCCACCATCACCTCCCGCGAGATCCAAACCTCCGTGCGCCTCGTCCTCCCTGGCGAACTTGCCAAGCATGCCGTCTCCGAGGGCACCAAGGCCGTCACCAAATTCACCAGCTCCTAG